Proteins from a single region of Polypterus senegalus isolate Bchr_013 unplaced genomic scaffold, ASM1683550v1 scaffold_4088, whole genome shotgun sequence:
- the LOC120520899 gene encoding uncharacterized protein LOC120520899 isoform X2 yields MPAIFQLLENITVLDLNIEADPGELVVKSTKAIPILKDQAGAVLMAATEYGKGRMVVFGHEAYLKEPNIQMFICNCVKWLKSNSNAVVGIPKYCESVASILTAAGHKVKISDKFDSSMGVFFVNGQEQISQLPELTEFIKGGGGVMIGAQAWCWCSENPGKDPLAHFPANKLTGLADIYFGPNKRPRGYFTIHMTTSGAQEMVIKTTQHMPTSYNLLENITHLDLNFNADPGELVVKSSKAIPILKDQTGAVLMAATEYGKGRMVVFGHEQYLMAPQLHTLVCNCVRWMKSNPDAVVGLPKFYEGVASILTAAGHKVKISDKFDSSMGVFFVNGQEQISQLPELTEFIKGGGGVMIGAQAWCWCSENPGKDPLAHFPANKLTGLADIYFGPNKRPRGYYTIHTTTSEAPEKVIKTTQHMPTSYNLLENITHLDLNFNADPGELVVKSTKAIPILKDQTGAVLMAATEYGKGRMVVFGHEQYLMAPQLHTLVSNCVRWMKSNPDAVVGLPKFYEGVASILTAAGHKVKISDKFDSSMGVFFVNGQEQISQLPELTEFIKGGGGVMIGAQAWCWCSENPGKDPLAHFPANKLTGLADIYFGPNKRPRGYYTIHTTTSEAPEKVIKTTQHMPTSYNLLENITHLDLNFNADPGELVVKSTKAIPILKDQTGAVLMAATEYGKGRMVVFGHEQYLMAPQLHTLVSNCVRWMKSNPDAVVGLPKFYEGVASILTAAGHKVKISDKFDSSMGVFFVNGQEQISQLPELTEFIKGGGGVMIGAQAWCWCSENPGKDPLAHFPANKLTGLADIYFGPNKRPRGYYTIHTTTSEAPEKVIKTTQHMPTSYNLLENITHLDLNFNADPGELVVKSTKAIPILKDQTGAVLMAATEYGKGRMVVFGHEQYLMAPQLHTLVSNCVRWMKSNPDAVVGLPKFYEGVASILTAAGHKVKISDKFDSSMGVFFVNGQEQISQLPELTEFIKGGGGVMIGAQAWCWCSENPGKDPLAHFPANKLTGLADIYFGPNKRPRGYYTIHTTTSEAQEKVVKTTQHMPTSYNLLENITHLDLNFNADPGELVVKSTKAIPILKDQTGAVLMAATEYGKGRMVVFGHEQYLMAPQLHTLVSNCVRWMKSNPDAVVGLPKFYEGVASILTAAGHKVKISDKFDSSMGVFFVNGQEQISQLPELTEFIKGGGGVMIGAQAWCWCSENPGKDPLAHFPANKLTGLADIYFGPNKRPRGYYTIHTTTSEAHEKVVKTTQHMPTSYNLLENITHLDLNFNADPGELVVKSTKAIPILKDQTGAVLMAATEYGKGRMVVFGHEQYLMAPQLHTLVSNCVRWMKSNPDAVVGLPKFYEGVASILTAAGHKVKISDKFDSSMGVFFVNGQEQISQLPELTEFIKGGGGVMIGAQAWCWCSENPGKDPLAHFPANKLTGLADIYFGPNKRPRGYYTIHTTTSEAPEKVIKTTQHMPTSYNLLENITHLDLNFNADPGELVVKSTKAIPILKDQTGAVLMAATEYGKGRMVVFGHEQYLMAPQLHTLVSNCVRWMKSNPDAVVGLPKFYEGVASILTAAGHKVKISDKFDNSMGVFFVNGQEQISQLPELTEFIKGGGGVMIGAQAWCWCSENPGKDPLAHFPANKLTGLADIYFGPNKRPGILYNSYNNI; encoded by the exons ATATTCAGATGTTTATATGCAATTGTGTGAAATGGCTGAAATCGAATTCAAATGCTGTAGTGGGTATTCCTAAATACTGTGAGAGTGTTGCAAGCATTCTCACTGCAGCTGGCCACAAGGTGAAAATATCAGACAAGTTTGATAGCAGCATGGGAGTGTTCTTCGTTAATGGACAGGAACAAATCTCACAGCTCCCAGAACTTACTGAATTTATCAAGGGAGGTGGGGGAGTCATGATTGGAGCCCAGGCTTGGTGCTGGTGCAGTGAAAACCCAGGCAAAGATCCCTTGGCTCACTTTCCTGCAAACAAACTCACAGGATTAGCAGATATCTATTTTGGACCAAATAAAAGACCCCGGGGATATTTTACAATTCATATGACAACTTCTGGGGC GCAAGAAATGGTTATAAAAACAACTCAACACATGCCTACAAGCTACAATCTGTTGGAGAACATCACTCATTTGGATTTGAACTTTAATGCAGACCCCGGAGAATTGGTTGTGAAGTCGAGTAAGGCAATTCCTATCCTGAAAGACCAGACAGGAGCAGTATTGATGGCTGCCACAGAGTATGGCAAGGGTCGAATGGTAGTTTTCGGCCACGAGCAATACCTAATGGCACCCCAGCTTCACACGCTTGTATGTAACTGTGTGAGATGGATGAAATCAAATCCAGATGCTGTCGTGGGTCTTCCAAAATTCTATGAGGGTGTTGCAAGCATTCTCACTGCCGCTGGCCACAAGGTGAAAATATCAGACAAGTTTGATAGCAGCATGGGAGTGTTCTTTGTTAATGGACAGGAACAAATCTCACAGCTCCCAGAACTTACTGAATTTATCAAGGGAGGTGGGGGAGTCATGATTGGAGCCCAGGCTTGGTGCTGGTGCAGTGAAAACCCAGGCAAAGATCCCTTGGCTCACTTTCCTGCAAACAAACTCACAGGATTAGCAGATATCTATTTTGGACCAAATAAAAGACCCCGGGGATATTATACAATTCATACAACAACATCTGAGGC GCCAGAAAAGGTTATAAAAACAACTCAGCACATGCCTACAAGCTACAATCTGTTGGAGAACATCACTCATTTGGATTTGAACTTTAACGCAGACCCCGGAGAATTGGTTGTGAAGTCGACTAAGGCAATTCCTATCCTGAAAGACCAGACAGGAGCAGTATTGATGGCTGCCACAGAGTATGGCAAGGGTCGAATGGTAGTTTTTGGCCATGAGCAATACCTAATGGCACCTCAGCTTCACACGCTTGTGAGTAACTGTGTGAGATGGATGAAATCGAATCCAGATGCTGTCGTGGGTCTTCCAAAATTCTATGAGGGAGTTGCAAGCATTCTCACTGCCGCTGGCCACAAGGTGAAAATATCAGACAAGTTTGATAGCAGCATGGGAGTGTTCTTTGTTAATGGACAGGAACAAATCTCACAGCTCCCAGAACTTACTGAATTTATCAAGGGAGGTGGGGGAGTCATGATTGGAGCCCAGGCTTGGTGCTGGTGCAGTGAAAACCCAGGCAAAGATCCCTTAGCTCACTTTCCTGCAAACAAACTCACAGGATTAGCAGATATCTATTTTGGACCAAATAAAAGACCCCGGGGGTATTATACAATACATACAACAACATCTGAGGC GCCAGAAAAGGTTATAAAAACAACTCAGCACATGCCTACAAGCTACAATCTGTTGGAGAACATCACTCATTTGGATTTGAACTTTAATGCAGACCCCGGAGAATTGGTTGTGAAGTCGACTAAGGCAATTCCTATCCTAAAAGACCAGACAGGAGCAGTATTGATGGCTGCCACAGAGTATGGCAAGGGTCGAATGGTAGTTTTTGGCCACGAGCAATACCTAATGGCACCTCAGCTTCACACGCTTGTGAGTAACTGTGTGAGATGGATGAAATCGAATCCAGATGCTGTCGTGGGTCTTCCAAAATTCTATGAGGGTGTTGCAAGCATTCTCACTGCCGCTGGCCACAAGGTGAAAATATCAGACAAGTTTGATAGCAGCATGGGAGTGTTCTTCGTTAATGGACAGGAACAAATCTCACAGCTCCCAGAACTTACTGAATTTATCAAGGGAGGCGGGGGAGTCATGATTGGAGCCCAGGCTTGGTGCTGGTGCAGTGAAAACCCAGGCAAAGATCCCTTGGCTCACTTTCCTGCAAACAAACTCACAGGATTAGCAGATATCTATTTTGGACCAAATAAAAGACCCCGGGGGTATTATACAATACATACAACAACTTCTGAGGC GCCAGAAAAGGTTATAAAAACAACTCAGCACATGCCTACAAGCTACAATCTGTTGGAGAACATCACTCATTTGGATTTGAACTTTAACGCAGACCCCGGAGAATTGGTTGTGAAGTCGACTAAGGCAATTCCTATCCTGAAAGACCAGACAGGAGCAGTATTGATGGCTGCCACAGAGTATGGCAAGGGTCGAATGGTAGTTTTTGGCCACGAGCAATACCTAATGGCACCTCAGCTTCACACGCTTGTGAGTAACTGTGTGAGATGGATGAAATCGAATCCAGATGCTGTCGTGGGTCTTCCAAAATTCTATGAGGGTGTTGCAAGCATTCTCACTGCCGCTGGCCACAAGGTGAAAATATCAGACAAGTTTGATAGCAGCATGGGAGTGTTCTTTGTTAATGGACAGGAACAAATCTCACAGCTCCCGGAACTTACTGAATTTATCAAGGGAGGTGGGGGAGTCATGATTGGAGCCCAGGCTTGGTGCTGGTGCAGTGAAAACCCAGGCAAAGATCCCTTGGCTCACTTTCCTGCAAACAAACTCACAGGATTAGCAGATATCTATTTTGGACCAAATAAAAGACCCCGGGGATATTATACAATTCATACAACAACATCTGAGGC GCAAGAAAAGGTTGTAAAAACAACTCAGCACATGCCTACAAGCTACAATCTGTTGGAGAACATCACTCATTTGGATTTGAACTTTAATGCAGACCCCGGAGAATTGGTTGTGAAGTCGACTAAGGCAATTCCTATCCTGAAAGACCAGACAGGAGCAGTATTGATGGCTGCCACAGAGTATGGCAAGGGTCGAATGGTAGTTTTTGGCCATGAGCAATACCTAATGGCACCTCAGCTTCACACGCTTGTGAGTAACTGTGTGAGATGGATGAAATCGAATCCAGATGCTGTCGTGGGTCTTCCAAAATTCTATGAGGGTGTTGCAAGCATTCTCACTGCCGCTGGCCACAAGGTGAAAATATCAGACAAGTTTGATAGCAGCATGGGAGTGTTCTTTGTTAATGGACAGGAACAAATCTCACAGCTCCCAGAACTTACTGAATTTATCAAGGGAGGTGGGGGAGTCATGATTGGAGCCCAGGCTTGGTGCTGGTGCAGTGAAAACCCAGGCAAAGATCCCTTGGCTCACTTTCCTGCAAACAAACTCACAGGATTAGCAGATATCTATTTTGGACCAAATAAAAGACCCCGGGGGTATTATACAATACATACAACAACATCTGAGGC GCACGAAAAGGTTGTAAAAACAACTCAGCACATGCCTACAAGCTACAATCTGTTGGAGAACATCACTCATTTGGATTTGAACTTTAATGCAGACCCCGGAGAATTGGTTGTGAAGTCGACTAAGGCAATTCCTATCCTGAAAGACCAGACAGGAGCAGTATTGATGGCTGCCACAGAGTATGGCAAGGGTCGAATGGTAGTTTTTGGCCATGAGCAATACCTAATGGCACCTCAGCTTCACACGCTTGTGAGTAACTGTGTGAGATGGATGAAATCGAATCCAGATGCTGTCGTGGGTCTTCCAAAATTCTATGAGGGTGTTGCAAGCATTCTCACTGCCGCTGGCCACAAGGTGAAAATATCAGACAAGTTTGATAGCAGCATGGGAGTGTTCTTTGTTAATGGACAGGAACAAATCTCACAGCTCCCAGAACTTACTGAATTTATCAAGGGAGGTGGGGGAGTCATGATTGGAGCCCAGGCTTGGTGCTGGTGCAGTGAAAACCCAGGCAAAGATCCCTTGGCTCACTTTCCTGCAAACAAACTCACAGGATTAGCAGATATCTATTTTGGACCAAATAAAAGACCCCGGGGGTATTATACAATACATACAACAACATCTGAGGC GCCAGAAAAGGTTATAAAAACAACCCAGCACATGCCTACAAGCTACAATCTGTTGGAGAACATCACTCATTTGGATTTGAACTTTAACGCAGACCCCGGAGAATTGGTTGTGAAGTCGACTAAGGCAATTCCTATCCTGAAAGACCAGACAGGAGCAGTATTGATGGCTGCCACAGAGTATGGCAAGGGTCGAATGGTAGTTTTTGGCCACGAGCAATACCTAATGGCACCTCAGCTTCACACGCTTGTAAGTAACTGTGTGAGATGGATGAAATCGAATCCAGATGCTGTCGTGGGTCTTCCAAAATTCTATGAGGGTGTTGCAAGCATTCTCACTGCCGCTGGCCACAAGGTGAAAATATCAGACAAGTTTGATAACAGCATGGGAGTGTTCTTTGTTAATGGACAGGAACAAATCTCACAGCTCCCGGAACTTACTGAATTTATCAAGGGAGGTGGGGGAGTCATGATTGGAGCCCAGGCTTGGTGCTGGTGCAGTGAAAACCCAGGCAAAGATCCCTTGGCTCACTTTCCTGCAAACAAACTCACAGGATTAGCAGATATCTATTTTGGACCAAATAAAAGACCGGGGATATTATACAATTCATACAACAACATCTGA
- the LOC120520899 gene encoding uncharacterized protein LOC120520899 isoform X3: MPAIFQLLENITVLDLNIEADPGELVVKSTKAIPILKDQAGAVLMAATEYGKGRMVVFGHEAYLKEPNIQMFICNCVKWLKSNSNAVVGIPKYCESVASILTAAGHKVKISDKFDSSMGVFFVNGQEQISQLPELTEFIKGGGGVMIGAQAWCWCSENPGKDPLAHFPANKLTGLADIYFGPNKRPRGYFTIHMTTSGAQEMVIKTTQHMPTSYNLLENITHLDLNFNADPGELVVKSSKAIPILKDQTGAVLMAATEYGKGRMVVFGHEQYLMAPQLHTLVCNCVRWMKSNPDAVVGLPKFYEGVASILTAAGHKVKISDKFDSSMGVFFVNGQEQISQLPELTEFIKGGGGVMIGAQAWCWCSENPGKDPLAHFPANKLTGLADIYFGPNKRPRGYYTIHTTTSEAPEKVIKTTQHMPTSYNLLENITHLDLNFNADPGELVVKSTKAIPILKDQTGAVLMAATEYGKGRMVVFGHEQYLMAPQLHTLVSNCVRWMKSNPDAVVGLPKFYEGVASILTAAGHKVKISDKFDSSMGVFFVNGQEQISQLPELTEFIKGGGGVMIGAQAWCWCSENPGKDPLAHFPANKLTGLADIYFGPNKRPRGYYTIHTTTSEAPEKVIKTTQHMPTSYNLLENITHLDLNFNADPGELVVKSTKAIPILKDQTGAVLMAATEYGKGRMVVFGHEQYLMAPQLHTLVSNCVRWMKSNPDAVVGLPKFYEGVASILTAAGHKVKISDKFDSSMGVFFVNGQEQISQLPELTEFIKGGGGVMIGAQAWCWCSENPGKDPLAHFPANKLTGLADIYFGPNKRPRGYYTIHTTTSEAPEKVIKTTQHMPTSYNLLENITHLDLNFNADPGELVVKSTKAIPILKDQTGAVLMAATEYGKGRMVVFGHEQYLMAPQLHTLVSNCVRWMKSNPDAVVGLPKFYEGVASILTAAGHKVKISDKFDSSMGVFFVNGQEQISQLPELTEFIKGGGGVMIGAQAWCWCSENPGKDPLAHFPANKLTGLADIYFGPNKRPRGYYTIHTTTSEAPEKVIKTTQHMPTSYNLLENITHLDLNFNADPGELVVKSTKAIPILKDQTGAVLMAATEYGKGRMVVFGHEQYLMAPQLHTLVSNCVRWMKSNPDAVVGLPKFYEGVASILTAAGHKVKISDKFDSSMGVFFVNGQEQISQLPELTEFIKGGGGVMIGAQAWCWCSENPGKDPLAHFPANKLTGLADIYFGPNKRPRGYYTIHTTTSEAPEKVIKTTQHMPTSYNLLENITHLDLNFNADPGELVVKSTKAIPILKDQTGAVLMAATEYGKGRMVVFGHEQYLMAPQLHTLVSNCVRWMKSNPDAVVGLPKFYEGVASILTAAGHKVKISDKFDNSMGVFFVNGQEQISQLPELTEFIKGGGGVMIGAQAWCWCSENPGKDPLAHFPANKLTGLADIYFGPNKRPGILYNSYNNI, translated from the exons ATATTCAGATGTTTATATGCAATTGTGTGAAATGGCTGAAATCGAATTCAAATGCTGTAGTGGGTATTCCTAAATACTGTGAGAGTGTTGCAAGCATTCTCACTGCAGCTGGCCACAAGGTGAAAATATCAGACAAGTTTGATAGCAGCATGGGAGTGTTCTTCGTTAATGGACAGGAACAAATCTCACAGCTCCCAGAACTTACTGAATTTATCAAGGGAGGTGGGGGAGTCATGATTGGAGCCCAGGCTTGGTGCTGGTGCAGTGAAAACCCAGGCAAAGATCCCTTGGCTCACTTTCCTGCAAACAAACTCACAGGATTAGCAGATATCTATTTTGGACCAAATAAAAGACCCCGGGGATATTTTACAATTCATATGACAACTTCTGGGGC GCAAGAAATGGTTATAAAAACAACTCAACACATGCCTACAAGCTACAATCTGTTGGAGAACATCACTCATTTGGATTTGAACTTTAATGCAGACCCCGGAGAATTGGTTGTGAAGTCGAGTAAGGCAATTCCTATCCTGAAAGACCAGACAGGAGCAGTATTGATGGCTGCCACAGAGTATGGCAAGGGTCGAATGGTAGTTTTCGGCCACGAGCAATACCTAATGGCACCCCAGCTTCACACGCTTGTATGTAACTGTGTGAGATGGATGAAATCAAATCCAGATGCTGTCGTGGGTCTTCCAAAATTCTATGAGGGTGTTGCAAGCATTCTCACTGCCGCTGGCCACAAGGTGAAAATATCAGACAAGTTTGATAGCAGCATGGGAGTGTTCTTTGTTAATGGACAGGAACAAATCTCACAGCTCCCAGAACTTACTGAATTTATCAAGGGAGGTGGGGGAGTCATGATTGGAGCCCAGGCTTGGTGCTGGTGCAGTGAAAACCCAGGCAAAGATCCCTTGGCTCACTTTCCTGCAAACAAACTCACAGGATTAGCAGATATCTATTTTGGACCAAATAAAAGACCCCGGGGATATTATACAATTCATACAACAACATCTGAGGC GCCAGAAAAGGTTATAAAAACAACTCAGCACATGCCTACAAGCTACAATCTGTTGGAGAACATCACTCATTTGGATTTGAACTTTAACGCAGACCCCGGAGAATTGGTTGTGAAGTCGACTAAGGCAATTCCTATCCTGAAAGACCAGACAGGAGCAGTATTGATGGCTGCCACAGAGTATGGCAAGGGTCGAATGGTAGTTTTTGGCCATGAGCAATACCTAATGGCACCTCAGCTTCACACGCTTGTGAGTAACTGTGTGAGATGGATGAAATCGAATCCAGATGCTGTCGTGGGTCTTCCAAAATTCTATGAGGGAGTTGCAAGCATTCTCACTGCCGCTGGCCACAAGGTGAAAATATCAGACAAGTTTGATAGCAGCATGGGAGTGTTCTTTGTTAATGGACAGGAACAAATCTCACAGCTCCCAGAACTTACTGAATTTATCAAGGGAGGTGGGGGAGTCATGATTGGAGCCCAGGCTTGGTGCTGGTGCAGTGAAAACCCAGGCAAAGATCCCTTAGCTCACTTTCCTGCAAACAAACTCACAGGATTAGCAGATATCTATTTTGGACCAAATAAAAGACCCCGGGGGTATTATACAATACATACAACAACATCTGAGGC GCCAGAAAAGGTTATAAAAACAACTCAGCACATGCCTACAAGCTACAATCTGTTGGAGAACATCACTCATTTGGATTTGAACTTTAATGCAGACCCCGGAGAATTGGTTGTGAAGTCGACTAAGGCAATTCCTATCCTAAAAGACCAGACAGGAGCAGTATTGATGGCTGCCACAGAGTATGGCAAGGGTCGAATGGTAGTTTTTGGCCACGAGCAATACCTAATGGCACCTCAGCTTCACACGCTTGTGAGTAACTGTGTGAGATGGATGAAATCGAATCCAGATGCTGTCGTGGGTCTTCCAAAATTCTATGAGGGTGTTGCAAGCATTCTCACTGCCGCTGGCCACAAGGTGAAAATATCAGACAAGTTTGATAGCAGCATGGGAGTGTTCTTCGTTAATGGACAGGAACAAATCTCACAGCTCCCAGAACTTACTGAATTTATCAAGGGAGGCGGGGGAGTCATGATTGGAGCCCAGGCTTGGTGCTGGTGCAGTGAAAACCCAGGCAAAGATCCCTTGGCTCACTTTCCTGCAAACAAACTCACAGGATTAGCAGATATCTATTTTGGACCAAATAAAAGACCCCGGGGGTATTATACAATACATACAACAACTTCTGAGGC GCCAGAAAAGGTTATAAAAACAACTCAGCACATGCCTACAAGCTACAATCTGTTGGAGAACATCACTCATTTGGATTTGAACTTTAACGCAGACCCCGGAGAATTGGTTGTGAAGTCGACTAAGGCAATTCCTATCCTGAAAGACCAGACAGGAGCAGTATTGATGGCTGCCACAGAGTATGGCAAGGGTCGAATGGTAGTTTTTGGCCACGAGCAATACCTAATGGCACCTCAGCTTCACACGCTTGTGAGTAACTGTGTGAGATGGATGAAATCGAATCCAGATGCTGTCGTGGGTCTTCCAAAATTCTATGAGGGTGTTGCAAGCATTCTCACTGCCGCTGGCCACAAGGTGAAAATATCAGACAAGTTTGATAGCAGCATGGGAGTGTTCTTTGTTAATGGACAGGAACAAATCTCACAGCTCCCGGAACTTACTGAATTTATCAAGGGAGGTGGGGGAGTCATGATTGGAGCCCAGGCTTGGTGCTGGTGCAGTGAAAACCCAGGCAAAGATCCCTTGGCTCACTTTCCTGCAAACAAACTCACAGGATTAGCAGATATCTATTTTGGACCAAATAAAAGACCCCGGGGATATTATACAATTCATACAACAACATCTGAGGC GCCAGAAAAGGTTATAAAAACAACTCAGCACATGCCTACAAGCTATAATCTGTTGGAGAACATCACTCATTTGGATTTGAACTTTAACGCAGACCCCGGAGAATTGGTTGTGAAGTCGACTAAGGCAATTCCTATCCTGAAAGACCAGACAGGAGCAGTATTGATGGCTGCCACAGAGTATGGCAAGGGTCGAATGGTAGTTTTTGGCCACGAGCAATACCTAATGGCACCTCAGCTTCACACGCTTGTAAGTAACTGTGTGAGATGGATGAAATCGAATCCAGATGCTGTCGTGGGTCTTCCAAAATTCTATGAGGGTGTTGCAAGCATTCTCACTGCCGCTGGCCACAAGGTGAAAATATCAGACAAGTTTGATAGCAGCATGGGAGTGTTCTTTGTTAATGGACAGGAACAAATCTCACAGCTCCCGGAACTTACTGAATTTATCAAGGGAGGTGGGGGAGTCATGATTGGAGCCCAGGCTTGGTGCTGGTGCAGTGAAAACCCAGGCAAAGATCCCTTGGCTCACTTTCCTGCAAACAAACTCACAGGATTAGCAGATATCTATTTTGGACCAAATAAAAGACCCCGGGGATATTATACAATTCATACAACAACATCTGAGGC GCCAGAAAAGGTTATAAAAACAACCCAGCACATGCCTACAAGCTACAATCTGTTGGAGAACATCACTCATTTGGATTTGAACTTTAACGCAGACCCCGGAGAATTGGTTGTGAAGTCGACTAAGGCAATTCCTATCCTGAAAGACCAGACAGGAGCAGTATTGATGGCTGCCACAGAGTATGGCAAGGGTCGAATGGTAGTTTTTGGCCACGAGCAATACCTAATGGCACCTCAGCTTCACACGCTTGTAAGTAACTGTGTGAGATGGATGAAATCGAATCCAGATGCTGTCGTGGGTCTTCCAAAATTCTATGAGGGTGTTGCAAGCATTCTCACTGCCGCTGGCCACAAGGTGAAAATATCAGACAAGTTTGATAACAGCATGGGAGTGTTCTTTGTTAATGGACAGGAACAAATCTCACAGCTCCCGGAACTTACTGAATTTATCAAGGGAGGTGGGGGAGTCATGATTGGAGCCCAGGCTTGGTGCTGGTGCAGTGAAAACCCAGGCAAAGATCCCTTGGCTCACTTTCCTGCAAACAAACTCACAGGATTAGCAGATATCTATTTTGGACCAAATAAAAGACCGGGGATATTATACAATTCATACAACAACATCTGA